Proteins from one Nicotiana tabacum cultivar K326 chromosome 23, ASM71507v2, whole genome shotgun sequence genomic window:
- the LOC142177126 gene encoding uncharacterized protein LOC142177126: MEEQRAFTIPCAIGLTSFAKALCDLGASINLMPYVIFKKLGLGDPRPTTMKFLMADRTLKKSLCVIDDVLVKVDYFYFPTDIVILDYEVDVEISIILGRPFLSTRRVICDVEGGDLKFRLNDEEVIFHIQKSMKQPNEYGVISVADMVDDAVDDDMEDICMEEALQAVLLNSKNEAMEGYNEAMRAKEGLGSCSYKP; this comes from the coding sequence ATGGAAGAACAGAGGGCTTTCACTATTCCTTGTGCTATTGGGTTGACAAGCTTCGCAAAAGCTTTGTGTGATttaggggcaagtatcaatttgatgccctatgtCATATTCAAGAAGTTAGGTTTGGGGGATCCTAGACCTACCACAATGAAGTTCTTAATGGCGGATCGAACATTGAAGAAATCATTGTGTGtcattgatgatgtccttgtcaAAGTGGATTATTTCTATTTTCCCACAGACATTGTAATATTGGATTATGAAGTGGATGTAGAAATTTCAATCATCCTTGGCAGGCCTTTCTTGTCTACCAGGCGAGTTATTTGTGATGTTGAAGGGGGAGATCTCAAATTTAGATtgaatgatgaagaggtaatTTTTCATATTCAAAAGTCAATGAAACAACCAAATGAATATGGTGTGATATCCGTAGCTGATATGGTAGATGATGCGGTTGATGATGATATGGAAGATATTTGCATGGAAGAAGCTCTACAAGCGGTTCTCCTCAATTCGAAAAATGAGGCCATGGAAGGGTATAATGAAGCCATGAGGGCTAAGGAGGGACTCGGTTCATGTTCTTACAAGCCCTAG